A window of the Lates calcarifer isolate ASB-BC8 linkage group LG18, TLL_Latcal_v3, whole genome shotgun sequence genome harbors these coding sequences:
- the il17ra1a gene encoding interleukin 17 receptor A1a encodes MFLGGFLVLLSVPLSSTVRVLTWPPLNCSRQGLNCTVRTSNCMDRGWLVVNEYTPSRPEELQVSVDMRQDERGHLQPVLVSNWTIQDDGSIRYLKATELHVLVTSTNQNLCVRYSFKDKLPMRSPTGEKWSFSANMVVLDPGHTYRVSVFNIPKPELGHSSYDVSTVVTVPDCHDSKMQMTEFCIERGSLWQPNISLAQISTVRGRSALAVSFTPDTLCEKYMVIVSCSTSQHVQRSYKANHSTLIVTFDLDKWPSSCCQFDVEIKPLFPECGQDCARHKGTWDICPVIPTDPPDVPSYTFVALGVVLMCVLMAVIIYVVCRKPAHKEENNPPQPQPQPQPQIKQPPKVLIIYSQDHYLYRDIVLKLCAFLQAKCGTKVLVDLLDSTSVGMVGRVRWLEWQRQQLKNPSDKILVLCSQGVQAKWRALCGQGRVTLKEDLLSPTDDMLTPFLHLFLPDMHQTGMLGKYMVAYFDDISSEQDVPSVFDITVKYKLMKQFEELYFRIVDIEKYQPGQVIHIEGIGGDEYFNCPSGRDLKNAIETFQAYQLENPDWFEKQCMDSEEEIRPEVNLLIGQLPIPPVLQCVPLIRDGPPVYVHEVEITENGNSVHVLTPEVNLQHQLPSVVEFTPVVNPECKHQYPSNINPHSPSPESVYIVEPVFNKSPSSRQNWLPTEEEPLGQIPSEDDEEDSLLPTSRLSSHLDFRNSVLQDSFNSVPPESSYATMRSEYFPPGEISQSLPVEMEDDEVEPSGKGPNSGSDQGYISKISSQHEPLFKEDPLLALARLQEELFEQNLRYSDTPSGPEGN; translated from the exons ATGTTTCTTGGGGGGTTTCTGGTTTTACTGAGTGTGCCGCTGTCGTCCACGGTGAGGGTCTTAACATGGCCACCACTCAACTGCTCCAGACAG gGTTTGAATTGTACAGTCAGAACAA gtaaCTGTATGGACAGAGGATGGCTGGTTGTGAATGAATACACTCCCAGCCGtccagaggagctgcaggtgtCTGTGGACATGAGGCAGGATGAGAGAGGACACCTGCAGCCTGTCCTGGTGTCTAACTGGACGATACAGGATGATG GCAGCATCCGTTACCTGAAAGCCACTGAGCTTCATGTCCTGGTGACTTCCACCAATCAGAACCTGTGTGTTCGATATTCCTTCAAAGACAAACTGCCAATGAGAAGTCCAACAGGGGAAAAG tggtcATTCTCAGCTAACATGGTGGTGTTGGACCCTGGTCATACATACAGGGTCTCTGTATTCAACATCCCCAAGCCGGAGCTGGGCCACAGCAGCTATGATGTCAGCACTGTTGTCACTGTTCCTG ATTGTCACGACTCCAAAATGCAGATGACCGAGTTTTGCATAGAGAGAG GAAGTCTGTGGCAGCCTAACATCAGTCTGGCTCAGATCAGCACAGTCAGGGGAAGGTCTGCACTGGCTGTCAGCTTCACTCCTGACACACTGTGTGAAAAGTACATGGTTATTGTTAGCTGCTCCACTTCCCAACATGTACAACGTTCATACAAG GCCAATCACAGCACTCTGATTGTAACATTCGACCTTGATAAATGGCCAAGCTCCTGTTGCCAGTTTGATGTTGAG ATCAAACCTCTTTTCCCAGAATGTGGCCAGGACTGTGCCCGTCACAAAGGAACTTGGGATATTTGTCCTG TAATTCCAACAGACCCCCCAGATGTTCCTTCATATACATTTGTTGCCCTGGGAGTGGTGCTAATGTGTGTACTGATGGCAGTTATTATATATGTCGTCTGCAGGAAGCCAG CACATAAGGAAGAAAATAATCCACCGCAGCCACAACCACAGCCACAACCACAGATTAAACAACCCCCCAAAGTGTTGATCATCTACTCCCAGGACCACTACCTCTACAGGGACATTGTGCTAAAGCTCTGTGCCTTCCTCCAGGCCAAGTGTGGCACCAAGGTGCTGGTAGATCTGCTAGACTCCACCTCGGTTGGCATGGTGGGTCGCGTCCGCTGGCTTGAGTGGCAACGGCAACAGTTGAAAAATCCATCAGACAAAATATTGGTGCTGTGCTCACAAGGTGTCCAGGCAAAGTGGAGGGCTTTGTGCGGTCAAGGCCGGGTGACACTCAAGGAGGACCTTCTCTCCCCCACAGACGACATGCTCACCCCCTTTCTCCACCTTTTCCTACCAGATATGCACCAGACAGGCATGCTGGGCAAGTATATGGTGGCTTACTTTGATGACATCAGCAGTGAACAAGATGTACCGTCAGTTTTTGACATCACAGTCAAATACAAATTGATGAAGCAATTTGAAGAGCTGTACTTCCGCATTGTGGACATTGAAAAGTATCAGCCAGGTCAGGTCATTCACATCGAGGGCATCGGTGGGGACGAATATTTCAACTGTCCCTCAGGCAGAGACCTAAAGAATGCCATTGAAACTTTCCAGGCCTACCAGTTGGAAAATCCTGATTGGTTTGAGAAGCAGTGTAtggacagtgaggaggagatcAGACCTGAAGTCAACCTGCTCATTGGCCAGCTGCCGATCCCTCCAGTCCTACAGTGTGTTCCTCTAATCAGAGATGGCCCTCCTGTCTATGTCCATGAGGTCGAAATAACTGAAAATGGTAACAGTGTTCATGTCCTCACGCCTGAAGTGAACCTACAGCACCAGTTGCCTTCAGTGGTAGAATTTACACCAGTAGTGAACCCTGAGTGCAAACATCAGTATCCATCAAACATAAATCCTCACAGCCCCAGTCCAGAATCTGTCTACATAGTTGAGCCTGTTTTTAACAAGTCACCATCATCAAGACAGAACTGGCTCCCAACTGAAGAAGAACCACTGGGTCAGATTCCCagtgaggatgatgaagaggatTCACTGCTGCCTACAAGCCGACTCTCATCTCATTTGGACTTCAGAAACTCTGTCCTACAGGACTCCTTCAACTCAGTCCCTCCAGAATCCTCATATGCAACCATGCGCAGTGAGTATTTCCCTCCAGGTGAAATCAGCCAGTCCCTGCCTGTGGAGATGGAGGATGATGAAGTGGAGCCCAGTGGAAAGGGTCCAAATAGTGGATCTGATCAGGGCTACATCTCCAAAATTTCCTCTCAGCATGAACCCCTTTTCAAAGAGGATCCACTGCTAGCTCTAGCaaggctgcaggaggagctgttTGAGCAGAATCTCAGATACTCTGATACTCCTTCAGGTCCTGAAGGGAACTGA